AAAACTAGCCACTGGTTTTCAATTCGACATAAGCTACGACTAAGGAAGTTGCGGCCGGCAGCTGCTAGCATCCTCGTACCTTAGAGTGCAATGACAATGCCATCATTATCTTCACCAAGATTGCTGTCCATGTAATAGTGAAGATGTTGAACGCACATGAGGAGTTTGGGACATACAGAAAATACAACACGCCAATTCCAGAAAATGAAGCGATGTAGCAGATGGTTGACAGGAATAACCCAAACAAGCCACTGAGAATGGCACAAGGATAATGTCATGGTAAGTTCTAACTTCAGAGCTCAAGACTGAAGTAACTGGGACCCCACAAGGTGCACCACAACTAAATAATTCCTTACCATTGATTTGATCCAGGATCTGGCATCCAACGTTTATTGCACCACGATATGAAGTGGAGCATGCTTATGAGCTGGAGGAGGAGAAATATCCTGGGCAGAATCATGAAACAGAAGTAACATGTTTACTATAACCTGCAAATACGACCTCAGTTCAACAgtaaaaacttggaaagtacTGTACTAATAGTTGAAACAAAAGTAAAAAATAGTGCAACATGCCAATAAAGCTTGAAACATTTAAAAATTCAGCACAGTAAGAACGGTTGTTGAAAGTACCCGGCACCCAGTCGAGCGATTTCACCTGCAGTCAAAATGGAATAGTTTTTTTCAGCATGCTAAAAGTACAGTCTGCTGACACTGGTGGAGAAGTATACTTGTACCACTAGAAATAAATTGAATTTTTCAGCTTTATTTATAATCATTTCGACTTTCCAAAGCAAGGAACTGTGAAGTGATTGGCCTCAGCCTGCCTAAGCGCTCACTTCTCCTACAGCACTAGGGAAAATGATTCATTCTAAGTACCAGTGCAGTATGTGGTGCTATGAAGTAAAGCAATTTCGCTATCTATAATTCCTTCGCATTCACTTATGCCATCATATCTTACACTCTGCAGCAACTAAATTTGGCGCAGTACCCTGTGACCTGAGCACATTATGGATGATCATGAAGTGGGGAGAAATTAAACTTACCATAAAGTTGGATGAAGATGTTAGGGATGATAAATGGGATGCCGATTGATAGGACATACACAAGAGACTTCAGAATCCAGCATCCAGAATGCCATGAATTACGAGCTTCATGGAGCTTGCGAGTTCCAAATGTTGTGGCAAACATCAACCAGAAAAATATCTGAACATTCTGTAAGGAAGTAAACTAAAGGAACATAGCACACCGTCACAGATGCCAAATGTTTAGTTGTAGTCCTAGAAGCATGGTGCCTATTACTCTGAATCCTTGATCACGCTTACCCTTTTAGAAATGAACTTGATGCAGAAAACCCCATTCAAAACTGGGTCTAGTTTGGTTCAGGACTATGAAACATAATTTCTTGACAACAGTATAGCTGAATGCCTTATATATACAGTAGACCGTCCTATCACTCTATCAGTTGCATGAGGAGAAACGAATGCACCCCCTGCTTCTGAAATCAAGGATACGAAGCAGCCCAAGCTCACCCGGAGCACTCCTCCGGACTCGAAGCACTTGGAGTCCCCTGCCCCGCAGACCGGCACATCTGAAGATCAAAAACAAGCGACATGAATGCGGCTTCATGCTGCAAGCCCGCGAGAGCCGAATTTTCAGAAGAGGGTGGGATGAAAAAACTCACGGTGCAAGCCGCGGAGCGCCCTCGCCCCGTAGTCCCTGACGAACCAGGCCAGCAGGTTGGTGGCGAAGAAGACGAACCCGTACGCGTACCGCGCCCGCAGCGACTGCCGCCTCAGGGCCTcgtacccgccgccgcccccgcacgGCTCCGCGCCTCCTGCCTTGGTCACGGTCATATCCGCCCCGCCGCTCGCTCCTCGCGCCGCCGATGCTCCCGTGCGGAGGCGTGGAGCGCCTCTCGTCTCCCGCTCGGCTCGGGGTTCCTGCGGAGCAACTGAGCGAGAAGGTCGGGATGGGAGTGTCCGCCCTTGCTAAGGGTTGGCGTCGCAACAATGCCGCGCGGAAGGGGACGGGGAGGAGACGGGAGCTCACGGGCGGCGCGCTGCTCCGAGGAGGCGCTCCGCTCCTCCACGTCGGTTCCGGTGCAGGGCGCTGCAGGCAGGTCGGTGTCGCTGCTGCCTCGTTCGCTTTGCGCCTTAAAGCCGGGCGCGGCAGAGGCAGGTGGTCCCAGCTCCCAGCAGCCTGGACCGCCCGATGCAACGAACCGACGGATCTTCTGACGCGTGGCGCGGGGCCCCTGGTGACCGTGGGGCCCGGTGCCCTCCTCTGCTAGTAGAAGCCAGCTTGCGCTGGCGGCCTGGCCCCGCCCGCCGAGACTTCAGCTTCTcacgccgccacgcgcgccggcGTACGTCCACAGGCGACCGTTGGGGCTCGCGCCGCTCGCGTTTAAAAGCCGCCCCAGCGCCGGtccggcggaggagcggcgcgcTGTAAAAGAAAAACCAAAAGAAAACCACGAGGGGCACGCGCGTTTTTCTGCACGAAATCACACGGTTTCACGGCGCCGCCGCACGCCTGCCTGTCCTCTCCCTTGCCGTGCGATACGGCGAAAGAAATCCATGCGATGCGACGAGGCTCGCTTGCCCGGACGAAACCCCCAAACCCCCTGCTCCGTATAGTATAGTATGGGGTAGGCCGTGTTCTCGGCTCGTCCGTGACCGTTTGGGCAAGTTTCGTGGGGTTTGGTGAGGGAGAGCTGGAAAAGACGAGCGCCCCACCACCCCCAGGCCCCAGGTTCTGGAGGTTTGAAGCGTGGGGGCGTTCAGATGACCGGGCGCAAGATGACACCGGGGGTTAGGTTCGCTTTTTTGCTCTTCTTGAAGCGCGGTTAAAGCAGCTATCTGCTTGTCCTTTCCCGTTTCGTCTTTGGGCAAACTTGCTGCCATGGCGAAACACTGTACTGTAGTAGCACAGCTCATCAGCTCAAAAGTCCTGTAATCAGGGGGTTTTGTTCGCTGCGGCCTGTGGAAGAGATGATCTGGAGTGAGAGAGTGTCCTCTGGATTCTGCAGTAGAATGAGGATCTGGTTGGTTGCTTGGGTAATCGGTATGAACAGTTTCGTGAGTGCGTTGCCAAAGGAAACCGGAGGATTGCTTGGCGCTGAGCGCATGAGGGCAAAACCACCTGACGTGAGGACCCCACTAGTCAAGGTAAAATAAGACATGGTTTATAACAGTGTCATCTGTGGGAACAAATCACTATCAGACGCAAGTCTATTCCAAGGTTCCTGCTAGTTAATATAATTACTCTTGCCTGGCTTGGCCCCTGATCTCAGTGCGATGTGTACGCCGCGTGTGGACCATTTACAGTATGCGGAGTGGACATGCTCCCATTCTGCAACTGTATCAAAGCTTTCAAGTTGCCTCAAGACCAGGagttagggtgtgttcgtttcctcccctctaaagtttagacccgtcacattaaagagaatcttgctatttaaaagtattaaataaaatctgtttataaaactttttgtaCAGATGGGTGctattcgcgagacaaatttaatgagtctaattaatccataatttgccacaatgatgctacagtaattatccgctaatcatggactaatatacctcattagattcgtctcgcgaattagccctggggttctgcaattagttttgtaattagactttatttaatatttctaaatgataagattctctttaacgtgacacctctaaactttagaccttaggaaacgaacacacccttaggaGATTTTACAGCGGATGTGCGTAACAGAAACATTCCTTTAAATTGTGGCAATAACCGAAGCATAAGTGGTCTGCAGGACAAGTTCCATGCGATGGCTGTTGGCTGATGTTCGGTTGCCTGATAATGCTACACATATTGACACTGGCAGTGCTGATGGATGCGCACAAGCTCGCCTTAGTAAACTGTTCTTGCTATGCATATTCAAAACATGAGAGGGGAATTTTAACTATTGGGGTGGTGACTGCTGCGACCATTTTTACACGGTGTTTATTTGCTGCAGCTAACATGTTTACCAGGAGAAAGAGAAGGCACAGCTGCTGAAGGTGGTCTTGCCCACTGTACACCGCCGTTGCTTAAGATGCCTATCTGAAGGTAACAAAATTTAGCAATCAAAGAATCATTTCTAGTACTTGCCATATTGTAATCAGAGGTACCTCTTGGTATCACATCTCATGGAGCTGTGTTTGTTTCTGCTACCGCGCAGATGGTCCTCCTCAGCCGCCAACGGTGACAGCGAAAGTTTTCACTTGTCTCAAATTGGTTTATTTCCGCGACGCCACACTCATGTGAAAAATTGTTTCTTCCTGACACCACAcagcgcgcgcgcgcacacatATATAGAAAATTCATCGTAAATACAGCACTGTGTATCTCATGACGTAGGACATATCTGACCCAACAATGTACGTGAAGTATGTGATCATAATAGAATATCTATGATGGTATATATGTTAGGTATATGATCATACATACAGCATGTGGGTATACTAacttttatatactagtactaatgtataattataatatatttaaaaaatatgggtgcttttaaaattttttatatattcttttgaagtatcttagaacTAAGTATATGAACATACTTAAAGTGATAAATAAGTATACGAACATACGCACAGTGGTATACTAATGTTGAGAGTAGCTACACATAAGTGTAGATAAAACTCGTCTCTCTCTTACGCACACACAtatgtattatatatatatatatatatcaccaTCAGTATACCATTCACGTActtatttatcactttgagtTACTTATTCTAAGATACTTTGAGGGGATATataaaaaaatttcaaaagcatccctatttttcaaatatatattattatacctcagtactagtatataaaattGAGTATGTCCACGTACTCTATGCAAGATCACATACCTAATGTATATACTGTCAcagatggtctagtatgatcacatacacCTCGTATATACCTTTCATTGGGTCAGATACATCCTACGTCAGGAGATACATACGTAGAAGTAGCTATAAACGTATGTAAAATagatttttcatatatatacacacacactgGATTCGTACTCGTCCATACATGTTTACTTCGTGTACGCTGTATGCCTCGTTCCTATCGAAAATTCTCTCTTTGTGAACTATATATAGTCGATAAAAACGAGACAGAGACGGAAGCACGCATGGTCTTGTCCATGACGCGGCGGGGGTGGCGGCTGGCTTTTCCTCGTGGAATTATTTGCTCCTCATCTTCTTCTTAGGCAGGCTACAACACGGGAAATTTTGTCCGGCCCAGCAGGCTATTAGGCCTTCTCCAATACTACGAGCTAGTACCTAACTCTAAGCATTCTAGGAGACAACCTTCCAAAAACATAGCTcataataatataaataattCTACACGTCATCATTATATAATCCTAAAATACATGTAGGAGACTATCTCTTGATCGAGAGATAGCTTTCTCTCTCCTATTAAAGTATGAGAAAAATATATGAGCTAGCTCATATGCAACCATTGGGGGGTCTTGGCATAGTGGAATGGAGACTGGTGGACGTATGGAAGAGTTACTAAGACCATCTCAATGAGAATGTCATAAAAGTGTCATGTCATTCCACATCAGTAAATATGTTGATATAGCAGAATCATTTACGAGGAGAGAGAATGAAGAGTTTCATAAAATATCAAATGAAAGAGAAGTATTATCACCATGACACTCCTCCAACACAATTATCAAATTTACAGTTTTAGTAACTGTACAGTAAATAACACTTTTCATTAAGACCGGTCTAACTCAAGTCCACACTATACGCGCCAGCCAACATATATATTCTGTTCGTAATAATTGTATTATGAGGGGGATTGGCCAACATGATTGGCAGAGCAGCACCACAAATTTGGCGCCTTCACGGGCTACAGGTCACCATCTGTCCATCCAAATCCATATCATCTAGAAAAGGTGCTTTCAGCCACAAAACTTATCCTTTCCACCCCTCAAATTATTGCCTATTTAATGTTCTTTAGAGTAAACGAGCATCCCAACTAGGGAGGGATAAAGCTCCAATATTAGCGCATATTTTCAAGGAGTAATGCTATGCGTACGTTAGCGGAACTCGAACTTGTTTGTAGTGTCAATGTGTCATCCAAACCATGAACATATAATGTTTATTGGGTCTATAAACTAAGAAGATTTAGACCTCGGAGTGGCATAAAGACTGTTGCTGATCCGATAAGGAGTTTTAGTAATTTATGGACCTAGTATAAAGATTGTTGCTGGATTTTACATATTTTTAATCATGCAGCACTCAGTTAAACATCTGGCTCCATTATATATATCTGAAAAACTAAGATATATATGATCAATTCTCGAGTCTAGATTAACTAGAGTGCAACTATAAATAAAGGTAAGTCTATTTCAAGCAGAGGTCTTAGAGTTCTATAGCAAATTAATTTCAGTCAAGGCACCGCATCAACCTTTAAAATTAACAAAATATGAAAAAGCATATGCTGTATGTTTTGTCACTAGCCGAGATTTTAcactttaatttttgtggcatataCAACTATACTAAACATATGCATTATAAATGTGTAGCAATTATAACCGTTTTAAATCTTTTCAGTTAGAGTTGTACAGTAAGTACTACTGTACCTTCAAATTTAGCATGGGTTACTTTACTGACTTTGTACAGTACTTGCATATATCTTATACTGGCTTGCTAGCGCCTGGACATCCGATGGGAACTTTTCCATGGGACGCTCCGTTGCAACATCGAAACAAGACATCTGCATTATTGAAAATCTATAGGTGCAATATTGAAAAATATGCGAAAAACTAATTAAGTTGTTTGACTCTCGGATACAAAAATTCCTACCTCACCATAAACACTATGTTTCATGCAACATTCACCGTGAAATATGCGAAAATTATAGTTGCAACTTGCAACATCGAAGATCAACTATTGAACATACGTCGGAGCGTCGGATTTTTCTTCGCCGTTCAAACGTCCGTGTCTTAGCATTTTCATATCTT
The sequence above is drawn from the Panicum hallii strain FIL2 chromosome 7, PHallii_v3.1, whole genome shotgun sequence genome and encodes:
- the LOC112901042 gene encoding probable serine incorporator; its protein translation is MTVTKAGGAEPCGGGGGYEALRRQSLRARYAYGFVFFATNLLAWFVRDYGARALRGLHHVPVCGAGDSKCFESGGVLRVSLGCFIFFWLMFATTFGTRKLHEARNSWHSGCWILKSLVYVLSIGIPFIIPNIFIQLYGEIARLGAGIFLLLQLISMLHFISWCNKRWMPDPGSNQCGLFGLFLSTICYIASFSGIGVLYFLYVPNSSCAFNIFTITWTAILVKIMMALSLHSKVNEGLLSSGIMSAYIVFLCWSALHSEPQTGKCHSHMKIAKDGDWATIVSFIIAICSIVMATFSTGIDTKSFQFRNDEVQLEDDTPYSYEIFHIVFAMGAMYFAMLFISWELNHPTRKWSIDVGWASTWVKIINEWFAASIYIWRLISPIVLRNQFVNDEGFVPHRPTV